One genomic region from Cyanobium usitatum str. Tous encodes:
- a CDS encoding DUF3067 family protein has translation MSLPSSALPPAPEPGAPLSAQEVWDLLQTRWQVSYDLQLVQRRGRLYLQVMWAYLEQQSFPLTEEGYRSKLEELVGLLNGLGVAEQVRSWLGTTSDKPRQGKAMGLALEIPAGRASEFLL, from the coding sequence GTGTCCCTGCCCTCCAGTGCCCTCCCCCCAGCCCCTGAGCCAGGTGCGCCCCTGTCTGCGCAAGAGGTTTGGGATCTGCTGCAAACCCGTTGGCAGGTTTCCTACGACCTGCAGCTGGTGCAGCGTCGCGGCCGGCTCTATCTACAGGTGATGTGGGCCTACTTAGAGCAGCAATCCTTTCCGCTCACGGAGGAGGGCTACCGCAGCAAGCTCGAGGAACTGGTGGGTTTGCTGAACGGCCTAGGCGTGGCCGAGCAGGTGCGCAGCTGGCTGGGCACCACCTCCGATAAGCCGAGGCAGGGAAAGGCGATGGGTCTGGCCTTGGAGATCCCGGCCGGCCGGGCCAGCGAATTTTTGCTCTAG
- a CDS encoding Rqc2 family fibronectin-binding protein produces the protein MDVTTLRAVLAEWRPLLLPSRFEKAQQASPQALQIGLRSLSGNHWLELSWQAEAARLHTIPPPPRQGDGSTLAQQLQHGLKGLALIEIQQQGWERVVELGFARRPGEPVLRWLVVELMGRHSNLLLLDADRQVVALARQVKPQQSRLRPIGTGDPYQPPPPLAGEPPRLEESFASWQRRLRLVPLPLQQALRDAYQGISPALVRQLLPCGWGELAVDSISPEQWQQLWQGWRQWLEAVQLGRFSWQLEPAGYRCWGGSSGHTPAANPTLAINQGLAAYFSEQLGAQVLAQQRQQLQHRLQATVERESRQASEQQALLDAVPEGEALQRRADALLSQLQPSRQCIEEAQKLYKTARKRRRSVAAITPRLELHRQRLASLEASLTYLEQADSLEQVSSLAAELEALLAERGQRKSAGGRQSRRAGAIEGVPQPLELHTPSGLPIQIGRNHRQNEWIAFRQARRGDLWFHAQELAGSHVVLKSSERLASDADLQAAADLAAHYSRGRGNRRVPVVMVPTEELQRIPGAAPGTVRHRGGSVLWGEPQRALSLLTEQKR, from the coding sequence TTGGACGTCACGACCCTGCGGGCGGTGCTGGCCGAATGGCGGCCGCTACTGCTGCCAAGTCGCTTCGAGAAGGCCCAACAGGCCAGCCCCCAGGCCCTGCAGATCGGCCTGCGCAGCCTTAGCGGTAACCACTGGCTCGAGCTCAGCTGGCAGGCGGAAGCGGCTCGGCTGCACACAATCCCGCCGCCACCACGCCAAGGGGATGGCAGCACCCTGGCCCAGCAGCTGCAGCACGGCCTCAAGGGTCTGGCCCTCATAGAAATCCAGCAGCAGGGCTGGGAGCGGGTGGTGGAGCTCGGCTTCGCCAGGCGTCCCGGTGAGCCCGTGCTGCGCTGGCTGGTGGTGGAGCTGATGGGCCGCCACAGCAACCTGCTGCTGCTCGACGCCGACCGCCAGGTAGTGGCCCTGGCCCGCCAGGTGAAACCCCAGCAATCACGCCTGCGGCCAATCGGCACCGGCGACCCATACCAACCGCCCCCGCCCCTGGCGGGCGAGCCGCCACGGCTGGAAGAGAGCTTTGCAAGCTGGCAGCGCCGACTGCGCCTAGTGCCCCTGCCCCTGCAGCAGGCCCTGCGCGATGCCTACCAGGGCATTAGTCCGGCCTTAGTGCGCCAGCTACTGCCATGCGGCTGGGGCGAACTGGCCGTGGACAGCATCAGTCCGGAGCAATGGCAGCAGTTGTGGCAGGGCTGGCGGCAGTGGCTTGAAGCCGTGCAGCTGGGTCGATTCAGCTGGCAGCTCGAACCGGCCGGCTACCGCTGCTGGGGTGGATCCAGCGGCCATACCCCGGCCGCAAATCCCACCCTGGCAATCAATCAAGGCCTAGCCGCCTATTTCAGCGAGCAACTCGGCGCCCAGGTGCTTGCTCAGCAGCGCCAGCAGCTGCAGCACCGCTTGCAGGCCACAGTCGAGCGCGAAAGCCGCCAGGCCAGCGAGCAGCAAGCCCTGCTGGATGCGGTGCCTGAAGGGGAAGCTCTGCAGCGCCGCGCCGATGCCCTGCTCAGCCAGCTCCAGCCGAGCCGCCAGTGCATCGAAGAGGCCCAGAAGCTCTACAAAACCGCCCGCAAGCGGCGGCGCTCGGTGGCGGCGATCACCCCCAGGCTGGAGCTGCACAGGCAGCGGTTAGCAAGCCTCGAAGCCAGCCTCACCTACCTCGAGCAGGCCGACAGCCTCGAGCAGGTGAGCAGCCTGGCTGCCGAGCTCGAAGCCCTGCTGGCTGAGCGCGGCCAGCGCAAGAGCGCGGGGGGTCGCCAGAGCCGGCGGGCTGGGGCGATCGAGGGGGTGCCCCAGCCCCTGGAGCTGCACACACCTTCCGGCTTGCCCATCCAAATTGGCCGCAACCATCGCCAAAACGAATGGATCGCCTTTCGCCAAGCGCGCCGCGGCGATCTCTGGTTCCACGCCCAGGAGCTGGCCGGCAGCCATGTGGTGCTGAAAAGCTCGGAGCGACTGGCCAGCGATGCGGATCTGCAGGCCGCAGCCGATCTGGCCGCCCACTACAGCAGGGGCCGGGGCAACCGGCGGGTGCCGGTGGTGATGGTGCCCACCGAGGAGTTGCAACGCATTCCTGGTGCAGCGCCCGGTACCGTGCGCCATCGTGGCGGCTCCGTGCTGTGGGGAGAACCTCAGCGGGCTCTTAGCTTGCTGACGGAGCAGAAACGATGA
- the wecB gene encoding non-hydrolyzing UDP-N-acetylglucosamine 2-epimerase: MVSKPLVTIVLGTRPEAIKLAPVIRAFQQADDFRTRVVLTGQHREMVSQVMALFGLTADHDLALMAPKQTLTHITCGALQGLQQEFGEHRPDLVLVQGDTTTAFASALAAFYEQIPVGHVEAGLRTDNLLDPFPEEANRRLISQLAQLHFAPTALSAANCRASGVVGTVLTTGNTVIDALLLMAEQAPPYTLPSLDFEKQRVILATVHRRENWGERLQDIGRGFLELLELYPDTALLLPLHRNPTVREPLQALLGDHPRAFLVEPLDYDQLVAAMRGSTLVLSDSGGLQEEAPSLGKPVLVLRRTTERPEAVEAGTAKLIGTDSADIVAEASRLLDDPAAYEAMARAHNPFGDGQASGRIVEAARTFLAG; the protein is encoded by the coding sequence TTGGTGTCCAAGCCCCTTGTCACGATCGTGCTGGGCACCCGTCCGGAGGCCATCAAGCTGGCACCGGTGATTCGGGCCTTTCAGCAGGCCGACGATTTCCGCACTCGGGTGGTGCTCACCGGCCAGCACCGCGAAATGGTGAGCCAGGTGATGGCCCTGTTTGGCCTGACGGCCGACCACGACCTGGCCTTGATGGCTCCCAAGCAGACCCTCACCCACATCACCTGCGGCGCGCTGCAGGGGCTGCAACAGGAATTTGGCGAGCATCGACCCGATCTGGTGCTGGTGCAGGGCGACACCACCACCGCCTTCGCTTCGGCCCTGGCGGCCTTCTACGAGCAGATTCCGGTGGGGCACGTGGAGGCCGGTCTGCGCACCGACAACCTGCTCGACCCTTTCCCGGAAGAAGCCAACCGGCGCCTGATCTCCCAGCTGGCCCAGCTGCACTTCGCCCCCACGGCCCTCTCGGCCGCTAATTGCCGGGCATCAGGGGTGGTGGGCACGGTGCTGACCACCGGCAATACGGTGATCGATGCCCTGCTGTTGATGGCCGAGCAGGCGCCCCCCTACACCCTGCCCAGCCTCGATTTTGAGAAGCAGCGGGTGATTCTGGCCACGGTGCACCGGCGTGAAAACTGGGGTGAGCGCCTCCAGGACATCGGCCGCGGCTTCCTTGAGCTGCTCGAGCTCTATCCCGATACGGCCCTGCTGCTGCCCTTGCATCGCAATCCCACCGTGCGCGAACCGCTGCAAGCCCTGCTCGGCGACCATCCGCGGGCCTTCCTGGTGGAACCCCTCGATTACGACCAGCTGGTGGCGGCGATGCGCGGCTCCACCTTGGTGCTGAGCGATTCGGGGGGCCTGCAGGAGGAGGCACCATCGCTGGGAAAACCGGTGCTGGTGCTGCGCCGAACCACTGAGCGCCCCGAGGCTGTGGAGGCGGGCACGGCCAAGCTGATTGGCACCGACAGCGCCGACATCGTGGCCGAGGCCAGCCGCCTGCTGGATGATCCGGCGGCTTATGAGGCCATGGCCCGGGCCCACAACCCATTTGGCGACGGCCAGGCTTCGGGGCGGATAGTGGAGGCTGCCCGCACGTTCCTGGCCGGCTAG
- a CDS encoding efflux RND transporter periplasmic adaptor subunit: MDLSAPSPISTPTSVPAISSSPRRPWQRRRLWAAAAAGLVLVAGIGLVQRQRGTSQANLEPYTVVAAGGDLPGVVSASGELEAEKRVNVSPKRQGVIQELYVEEGDPVDRGQALARMDRGDLDERLAELRAQLRSAQAQLARSRSELERNERLYRQNAISLSDFNSVRSTFLVDQAAEQAARQRLTAREVEQADLVVRAPFAGVVTQRFADPGAFVTPTTTASATAGATSSSIVELAQGLEVVAKVPESDIGRVQLGQSATVRVDAFPDKSFAARVKRVTPRAVKINNVTSFDVVLRLVGEPPQLRIGMTADVGFQTGQVQADTLVPTVAIVTEAGRPGVLLVGKKNQPTFQPVELGISSGKETQILSGLKSGTRVFIDLPPWAKKRP, encoded by the coding sequence ATGGACCTATCTGCCCCCAGCCCAATTTCCACCCCCACTTCAGTGCCGGCGATTTCCAGCTCGCCGCGCCGGCCCTGGCAGCGTCGGCGGCTTTGGGCCGCGGCCGCCGCAGGGCTTGTGCTCGTAGCTGGCATCGGCCTGGTGCAGCGACAGCGCGGCACCAGCCAGGCCAATCTCGAGCCGTACACCGTTGTTGCAGCTGGCGGCGACCTGCCTGGGGTAGTGAGTGCCAGCGGCGAACTTGAAGCCGAAAAGCGCGTGAACGTCAGCCCCAAACGGCAGGGGGTGATCCAGGAGCTCTACGTGGAGGAGGGGGACCCGGTGGACCGCGGCCAGGCCCTAGCTCGGATGGATCGAGGCGACCTAGACGAGCGGCTCGCCGAGCTGCGGGCCCAGTTGCGCTCAGCCCAGGCCCAGCTGGCCCGCAGCCGCAGCGAGCTGGAGCGCAACGAGCGGCTCTACCGCCAGAACGCCATCAGCCTTAGCGACTTCAACAGCGTGCGCAGCACCTTCCTGGTGGACCAGGCGGCCGAACAGGCCGCCCGCCAGCGCTTGACCGCCCGTGAAGTGGAGCAAGCCGACCTAGTGGTGCGGGCACCGTTCGCTGGGGTGGTGACCCAGCGCTTCGCCGATCCAGGTGCCTTTGTGACCCCTACCACCACCGCTTCTGCCACCGCCGGCGCCACCAGCTCCTCGATTGTGGAACTGGCCCAGGGCCTGGAGGTGGTGGCCAAGGTGCCGGAAAGCGACATTGGCCGCGTGCAGCTGGGCCAGAGCGCCACGGTGCGAGTGGATGCCTTTCCCGATAAAAGCTTTGCAGCACGGGTCAAGCGCGTCACCCCCCGGGCCGTGAAGATCAACAACGTCACCTCCTTCGATGTGGTGCTGCGCCTGGTTGGCGAGCCCCCCCAGCTGCGCATCGGCATGACTGCCGACGTCGGCTTCCAGACAGGCCAGGTGCAGGCCGACACCCTGGTACCCACCGTGGCGATCGTCACAGAGGCGGGGCGGCCGGGCGTGCTGCTGGTGGGCAAGAAAAACCAGCCCACCTTCCAGCCGGTGGAGCTCGGCATCAGCAGCGGCAAGGAGACCCAAATTCTCTCCGGGCTCAAAAGCGGCACCCGGGTGTTCATCGACCTGCCGCCCTGGGCCAAGAAGCGCCCCTAG
- the gmk gene encoding guanylate kinase encodes MSALPGRLTLITGPSGVGKGTLVQRLLLLHPEIWLSISATTRAPRAGELDGQHYFFLSRDAFEGQVAEGGFLEWAEFAGNLYGTPRQPVQAQLAAGRPVLLEIELEGARQVRQSFAEAFQIFVEPPSFEELERRIRGRGTDSEEAIGRRLQRAKVELAAAPEFDAVLVNGELEQALAELEQLLG; translated from the coding sequence ATGAGCGCCTTGCCCGGCCGTCTCACCTTGATCACCGGCCCAAGTGGAGTCGGCAAGGGCACCTTGGTGCAGAGGCTGCTGCTACTTCATCCGGAGATCTGGCTATCGATCTCAGCTACCACCCGCGCCCCCCGCGCCGGTGAGCTGGATGGCCAGCACTACTTCTTTTTGTCGCGCGACGCCTTTGAAGGCCAGGTGGCTGAGGGCGGGTTTCTGGAGTGGGCCGAATTTGCCGGCAACCTCTACGGCACCCCCCGCCAACCGGTGCAGGCCCAGCTCGCTGCAGGAAGGCCCGTGCTGCTTGAGATCGAGCTGGAGGGGGCACGCCAGGTGCGCCAAAGCTTTGCCGAGGCTTTCCAGATTTTTGTCGAACCCCCCAGTTTTGAGGAGCTGGAGCGGCGTATCCGCGGCCGCGGCACTGACAGCGAGGAGGCGATTGGCCGGCGGCTGCAGCGGGCCAAGGTCGAGCTGGCTGCGGCGCCAGAATTTGACGCGGTGCTTGTTAACGGCGAACTGGAGCAGGCGTTAGCTGAGCTTGAGCAGCTGCTGGGCTAA
- the tsaD gene encoding tRNA (adenosine(37)-N6)-threonylcarbamoyltransferase complex transferase subunit TsaD — MPLVLALETSCDESAAAIVRDQTVLASAVASQVEEHARWGGVVPEIASRRHVEALPQLIEQVCRDSGVTMAELDGIAATAAPGLVGALLVASVTGRTLARLHGKPFVAVHHLEGHLCSVQLGEPLPPGPYLVLLVSGGHTELLRVDGPGRYVRLGRSHDDAAGEAFDKVARLLGLGYPGGPAIEAAGQNGDPLRFALPKGRVSRPEGGFYPYDFSFSGLKTAMLRLVRALEAEHQAGNEPLPLADLAASFEQVVAQVLVERSCRCAREQGLGTLVLVGGVAANRRLRQLLEQRCGLDGLAWRVAPLAYCTDNAAMIGVAGAQRLAGGQSSCLDLSVAARLPLEQAGLLYESQPCF, encoded by the coding sequence ATGCCATTGGTTCTGGCCCTCGAAACAAGTTGTGACGAGTCAGCGGCAGCGATTGTGCGCGATCAGACGGTGCTGGCCAGTGCCGTCGCCTCCCAGGTTGAAGAGCACGCCCGCTGGGGGGGCGTGGTGCCGGAAATCGCCTCGCGGCGCCACGTCGAGGCCCTGCCCCAGCTGATTGAGCAGGTGTGCCGCGACAGCGGTGTGACCATGGCCGAGCTCGATGGCATCGCCGCCACCGCCGCCCCGGGCCTGGTGGGGGCCCTGCTGGTGGCCTCGGTCACGGGCCGCACCCTGGCGAGGCTGCATGGCAAGCCCTTTGTGGCCGTTCACCACCTGGAAGGTCATCTCTGCTCGGTGCAGCTGGGCGAGCCGCTGCCCCCCGGTCCCTACCTGGTGCTGCTGGTGAGCGGCGGCCACACCGAGTTGCTGCGGGTGGATGGGCCTGGTCGCTATGTCCGCTTGGGCCGCAGCCACGACGATGCCGCCGGCGAAGCTTTCGACAAGGTGGCCCGCCTGCTCGGGCTCGGATACCCGGGTGGTCCGGCGATTGAGGCGGCTGGGCAAAACGGCGACCCCCTTCGCTTTGCCTTGCCCAAGGGCCGGGTGTCGCGGCCGGAGGGCGGCTTCTATCCCTACGACTTCAGTTTCAGCGGCCTCAAAACGGCGATGCTGCGCCTGGTGCGCGCTTTGGAGGCTGAGCACCAGGCAGGCAACGAGCCGTTGCCGCTGGCTGATCTAGCGGCCAGCTTTGAGCAGGTGGTGGCCCAAGTGTTGGTGGAGCGCAGTTGCCGCTGCGCTCGCGAGCAGGGCCTGGGCACGCTGGTGCTGGTGGGTGGCGTGGCCGCCAATCGGCGGCTGCGGCAACTGTTGGAGCAGCGCTGCGGGCTCGATGGCCTGGCCTGGCGGGTTGCTCCGCTGGCCTACTGCACCGATAACGCCGCCATGATCGGGGTGGCTGGGGCCCAGCGCCTGGCCGGCGGCCAGAGCAGCTGCCTTGACCTGAGCGTGGCTGCTCGGCTACCCCTAGAGCAGGCCGGCTTGCTTTACGAATCACAACCGTGCTTTTAA
- a CDS encoding Photosystem I reaction center subunit III, which yields MRRLFSRRLFAVLLSAFLLLGFAPAAKADVAGLTPCSESARFQQRAATAKTDQAKARFAMYSQAVCGADGLPHLIVDGRWNHAGDFMIPGIAFLYIAGCIGWAGRNYLRAIRGDKDAAMKEIQIDLPLAFKSTLAAATWPLAAFGELTSGKLLESDDKVTVSPR from the coding sequence ATGCGCCGTCTTTTCTCCCGCCGACTCTTCGCGGTTCTGCTCTCCGCCTTCCTGTTGCTCGGCTTCGCCCCTGCGGCCAAGGCTGACGTGGCAGGGCTGACCCCCTGCTCCGAGAGCGCCCGCTTCCAGCAGCGCGCTGCTACCGCCAAAACCGATCAGGCCAAGGCGCGCTTCGCGATGTACAGCCAGGCCGTATGCGGTGCCGATGGCCTGCCCCACCTGATCGTTGATGGTCGCTGGAACCATGCCGGTGATTTCATGATCCCTGGCATTGCCTTCCTCTATATCGCTGGCTGCATTGGCTGGGCTGGTCGCAACTACCTGCGCGCCATCCGCGGCGACAAGGATGCCGCCATGAAGGAGATCCAGATCGATCTGCCCTTGGCATTCAAGAGCACCCTGGCAGCCGCCACCTGGCCCCTAGCAGCCTTCGGCGAACTCACCAGCGGCAAGCTGCTCGAATCCGACGACAAGGTCACTGTTTCTCCTCGCTGA
- a CDS encoding type IV pilus twitching motility protein PilT: MTTSPFPPSPFPPSPFPPAAAPPAPTADSGTAPTRVDNGSQPDNLEGIVRIANERGYSDVHLGVGEEPRFRVRGEMAGTGWPVTDAATFSGWMKEMLSPVEIDGFQRDKEFDGSHAFPFVRVRINLLDSLRGPAMVLRLIPQKIATMEDLNLPSVLKELAARPKGMILVTGPTGSGKSTTLAAMIDWINRNMCRHILTIEDPVEFVHESRQSLIRHREVGQHTKVFHNALRAALREDPDVILIGEIRDQETLATAIEASQTGHLVFGTLHTNSAVKTVERVLGMYPPSEQDSVRRAVSESLLGVIAQGLLKTTDGKRAAYHDILINTDACKDYIQRGELDEIEEIMKRSALDGMQTANQALQQLVEANRVTPEDALAQSLKPNELAQAFRGRT, encoded by the coding sequence ATGACGACTTCACCCTTTCCTCCCTCTCCCTTTCCCCCGTCACCTTTCCCGCCCGCCGCAGCACCCCCTGCCCCCACCGCAGACAGTGGAACTGCCCCCACCCGGGTAGATAACGGCAGCCAGCCCGACAACCTCGAAGGCATCGTGCGCATCGCCAACGAGAGGGGCTACTCCGACGTGCACCTAGGAGTTGGAGAGGAACCCCGCTTCCGGGTCCGGGGGGAGATGGCTGGCACCGGTTGGCCCGTGACTGATGCGGCCACCTTCAGCGGCTGGATGAAAGAGATGCTCAGCCCCGTCGAGATCGACGGCTTCCAACGCGACAAAGAATTCGACGGCTCCCACGCCTTTCCCTTTGTGCGAGTGCGCATCAACCTGTTGGATTCGTTGCGGGGGCCGGCGATGGTGCTGCGGCTGATCCCCCAAAAGATCGCCACCATGGAAGATCTCAACCTGCCATCAGTGCTCAAGGAGCTGGCGGCCCGGCCCAAGGGAATGATCCTGGTTACGGGCCCCACCGGCTCCGGCAAGAGCACCACCCTGGCCGCGATGATCGACTGGATCAATCGCAACATGTGCCGCCATATTCTCACCATTGAAGATCCGGTCGAATTCGTACACGAAAGCCGCCAGTCTTTGATTAGGCACCGGGAGGTGGGTCAGCACACCAAGGTGTTCCACAACGCCCTGCGGGCAGCCCTTCGGGAGGATCCAGATGTAATCCTGATTGGGGAAATACGCGATCAAGAGACCCTGGCCACAGCGATCGAGGCCTCCCAGACAGGTCACTTGGTGTTTGGCACCTTGCACACAAACTCAGCCGTCAAAACTGTGGAACGGGTGCTGGGGATGTACCCCCCCAGCGAACAGGACAGCGTCCGGCGTGCAGTTTCAGAATCACTGCTCGGCGTGATAGCCCAGGGACTGCTTAAAACAACCGACGGTAAACGTGCCGCTTATCACGACATCTTGATCAACACCGACGCCTGCAAGGACTATATCCAGCGAGGCGAACTCGATGAGATCGAGGAGATCATGAAGCGCAGCGCTTTGGATGGCATGCAAACCGCCAATCAGGCCTTGCAGCAATTGGTGGAAGCCAACCGGGTTACGCCAGAGGACGCCTTAGCCCAAAGCCTCAAGCCCAACGAACTGGCTCAAGCGTTTCGCGGTCGCACCTAG
- the tatC gene encoding twin-arginine translocase subunit TatC: MSAEPEISANRLAAPETGPGEFPAEVEMSLVDHLEELRRRVLRSLLAVVVAAAACLVAVKPLVRLLEVPAEGIRFLQLAPGEFLFVSFKVAGYAGLTLALPYVLYEGLGFVLPGLTRRERRLVAPAVAGSAVLFAAGLAFAWWALVPAALRFLVSYGADVVEPSWSIERYLDFVLLLMVATALAFQLPVLQLLLGALGLVKAKPMLASWRWVVLASALAGAVLTPSTDPVTMLLLSGAITALYLIGVGLVACTERLRPA; the protein is encoded by the coding sequence ATGAGCGCCGAACCCGAAATCTCAGCCAACCGCCTCGCCGCGCCCGAAACGGGGCCTGGAGAATTTCCAGCCGAAGTGGAGATGAGCCTGGTGGACCATCTCGAGGAGCTACGCCGCCGCGTGCTGCGCAGCCTGCTGGCGGTGGTGGTGGCGGCAGCAGCCTGCCTCGTCGCCGTTAAACCATTGGTGCGGCTGCTGGAAGTGCCAGCGGAGGGCATCCGCTTTCTGCAGCTGGCCCCGGGCGAATTTTTGTTTGTGTCGTTCAAAGTGGCGGGCTACGCCGGGCTCACCTTGGCCCTGCCCTACGTGCTCTACGAGGGTCTGGGATTCGTGCTGCCCGGTCTTACCCGGCGGGAGCGGCGGCTGGTGGCCCCTGCGGTAGCTGGCTCGGCGGTGCTGTTTGCGGCGGGACTGGCCTTCGCCTGGTGGGCGCTGGTGCCCGCAGCCCTGCGCTTCCTGGTGAGCTACGGCGCCGATGTGGTCGAACCGAGCTGGTCGATCGAGCGCTACCTCGACTTCGTGCTGCTGCTGATGGTGGCCACCGCGCTGGCATTTCAACTGCCGGTTCTGCAGTTGTTGCTCGGCGCCCTTGGCCTGGTTAAGGCCAAGCCCATGCTGGCGAGTTGGCGCTGGGTGGTGTTGGCAAGTGCCCTGGCGGGGGCCGTGTTGACCCCCTCCACCGACCCCGTAACGATGCTGCTGCTCTCCGGGGCGATCACGGCCCTCTACCTAATCGGCGTTGGCTTGGTGGCCTGCACCGAACGGCTGCGGCCCGCCTAG
- the petA gene encoding cytochrome f, translating to MRRSLSLLLGSLIAFAVLLTGASPSWAYPFWAQQNYASPREATGKIVCANCHLAKKATRVEVPQAIFPDTVFKAVVEIPYDASVQQVAGDGSRAGLNVGAVVMLPDGFTLAPQDRLSEELKEETAGIYYTQYSDDQPNILLVGPISGDEHQEIVFPILSPDPATDSSIHFGKYQLHVGGNRGRGQVYPTGEKSNNGVFNAPVTGTVSAITAGDNGASLVEITAADGTTATETVPAGPTVLAAVGDAVVAGSPITNDPNVGGFGQIDAEVVLQNPVRIYGLLAFFAAIALAQILLVLKKRQVEKVQAAEGLI from the coding sequence ATGCGTCGTTCCCTTTCCCTGCTGCTCGGCTCCCTAATCGCCTTCGCCGTGCTTTTGACCGGCGCCAGCCCCAGCTGGGCCTATCCCTTCTGGGCCCAGCAGAACTACGCCAGCCCCCGGGAGGCCACCGGCAAAATCGTTTGCGCCAACTGCCACCTGGCCAAAAAGGCCACCCGGGTGGAAGTGCCCCAGGCCATTTTCCCTGACACGGTGTTTAAGGCCGTGGTGGAAATCCCCTACGACGCCAGCGTTCAGCAGGTGGCTGGTGATGGCAGCCGCGCCGGTCTCAACGTCGGCGCCGTGGTGATGCTTCCAGATGGCTTCACCCTTGCCCCGCAAGACCGTCTCAGCGAGGAGCTGAAGGAGGAAACTGCCGGCATCTACTACACCCAGTATTCCGACGACCAACCCAACATTCTGTTGGTGGGCCCGATCTCCGGTGATGAGCACCAAGAGATCGTTTTCCCGATTCTCTCTCCTGATCCCGCCACCGACAGCAGCATCCACTTCGGCAAATACCAGCTGCATGTGGGCGGCAACCGTGGCCGCGGCCAGGTGTATCCCACCGGCGAGAAGAGCAACAACGGCGTGTTCAACGCCCCCGTAACTGGGACGGTGTCAGCAATCACTGCCGGTGATAACGGCGCTTCCCTGGTGGAGATCACCGCCGCAGATGGCACTACAGCCACCGAAACCGTGCCGGCTGGCCCCACTGTCTTGGCGGCTGTTGGTGATGCAGTAGTTGCCGGTTCACCGATCACCAACGACCCCAACGTGGGTGGCTTCGGCCAGATTGATGCCGAGGTGGTGCTGCAAAACCCTGTGCGCATCTACGGTTTGCTGGCTTTCTTTGCCGCAATCGCCCTGGCCCAGATCCTGCTGGTGCTCAAGAAGCGCCAGGTTGAAAAGGTTCAGGCTGCTGAAGGCTTGATCTGA
- the petC gene encoding cytochrome b6-f complex iron-sulfur subunit codes for MTQMPASASNSASNGDVPGMGRRQFMNLLTFGSVTGVALGALYPVARYFIPPKAAGGGGGTTAKDELGNSVTASGWLSSHKEGDRSLVQGLKGDPTYLLVEGNDAIGSYGINAICTHLGCVVPWNSGANKFMCPCHGSQYDATGKVVRGPAPLSLALAHVSVDNDNVFLSQWSETDFRTGDKPWWA; via the coding sequence ATGACCCAGATGCCAGCGAGCGCTTCAAATAGCGCCTCCAACGGTGATGTGCCCGGCATGGGCCGCCGGCAGTTCATGAACCTGCTGACCTTCGGGTCTGTGACCGGTGTGGCCCTGGGAGCCCTCTATCCAGTGGCTCGTTATTTCATCCCCCCCAAGGCGGCGGGCGGCGGCGGCGGCACCACCGCCAAAGATGAGCTTGGCAATAGCGTCACCGCCAGCGGCTGGCTCAGCAGCCACAAGGAGGGCGATCGCAGCCTGGTGCAGGGCCTCAAGGGAGATCCCACCTACTTGCTCGTTGAGGGCAATGACGCCATCGGCAGCTACGGCATCAACGCCATCTGCACCCACCTGGGCTGCGTAGTGCCCTGGAACAGCGGCGCCAATAAGTTCATGTGCCCCTGCCACGGCTCCCAGTACGACGCCACCGGCAAAGTGGTGCGCGGTCCAGCGCCCCTCTCCTTGGCCCTGGCTCACGTCTCTGTAGACAACGACAACGTCTTTCTTAGCCAGTGGAGCGAAACCGACTTCCGCACCGGCGACAAGCCCTGGTGGGCCTGA
- a CDS encoding chlorophyll a/b-binding protein: MTTLNRELQETVDIDQVPDGFEPVSATELNAWRRGITPQAEIWNGRLAMVGLSVGLSVLLVARLASH, translated from the coding sequence ATGACCACCCTCAACCGCGAGCTTCAAGAAACCGTCGATATCGATCAGGTGCCCGACGGGTTTGAGCCAGTGAGTGCCACTGAGCTCAACGCCTGGCGCCGGGGAATTACCCCGCAAGCCGAGATCTGGAACGGCCGGCTGGCAATGGTGGGCCTGTCGGTGGGCTTATCGGTGTTGCTAGTGGCCCGCCTGGCGAGCCACTAG
- the psaJ gene encoding photosystem I reaction center subunit IX — MKKFLTTAPVFAAIWFTATAGILIEFNRFFPDLLFHPL; from the coding sequence ATGAAAAAGTTCCTCACCACCGCTCCGGTCTTTGCTGCCATCTGGTTCACGGCCACGGCAGGAATTCTGATCGAATTCAACCGCTTCTTCCCCGACTTGCTATTCCATCCCCTCTAA